A window from Micromonospora profundi encodes these proteins:
- a CDS encoding alpha-amylase family protein produces MGDRWYSEAVVYCLDIDTFADSDGDGVGDIRGLMSRLDYLARLGVTCLWLHPIHPSPNRDDGYDVTDFYNVDPRFGTLGDFAELLHQAQNRGIRVIIDLVVNHTSDEHPWFQSARSSPDSPYRDWYLWSDQEPADRHQGMVFPGEQNETWTYDRTAKAWFYHRFYKFQPDLNVSNPQVRAEIKKIMSFWLQLGVSGFRMDAVPFIIELTEPGNPKSPKDFEFITELRQHVQWRRGDAVLLAEANVEPDELPTFFGDGSGSGNRIHMLFDFMLNGRLVLALARHDPEPLIEALRDTPKLPVGGQWATFLRNHDEIDLSRLTTEQRNQVYAEFGPDENMRIYDRGIRRRLAPMLGNDRRRIELAYALQFSMRGTPVLRYGEEIGMGEDLSLPGREAIRTPMQWSYATNAGFSTADPEKLVRPVIDKGEFSYQQVNVTAQTSDTKSLFAWFERMIRTLREAPEIGSGSTTHIDVSMPAGVLAHRADGPTGTMVFVHNLGTDDVEVDLSSLEPEADMPMDVLSDRGYGELGKLGAVKVAGYGYRWIRLCRGSAW; encoded by the coding sequence ATGGGTGACCGTTGGTATTCCGAAGCCGTTGTCTACTGCCTCGACATCGACACGTTCGCCGACTCCGACGGCGACGGGGTCGGCGACATCCGCGGCCTGATGAGCCGACTGGACTACCTGGCCCGGCTGGGCGTGACGTGTCTGTGGCTGCACCCCATCCACCCCTCGCCCAACCGTGACGACGGGTACGACGTCACCGACTTCTACAACGTGGACCCGCGCTTCGGCACCCTCGGCGACTTCGCCGAGCTGCTGCACCAGGCACAGAACCGGGGCATCCGCGTGATCATCGACCTGGTGGTCAACCACACCTCCGACGAGCACCCGTGGTTCCAGTCCGCCCGATCCTCGCCGGACTCCCCGTACCGCGACTGGTATCTCTGGTCCGACCAGGAGCCCGCGGACCGCCACCAGGGCATGGTCTTCCCCGGGGAGCAGAACGAGACCTGGACGTACGACCGCACCGCCAAGGCCTGGTTCTACCACCGCTTCTACAAGTTCCAGCCCGACCTCAACGTGTCAAACCCGCAGGTCCGCGCCGAGATCAAGAAGATCATGTCGTTCTGGCTCCAGCTCGGCGTCTCCGGTTTCCGGATGGACGCGGTGCCGTTCATCATCGAGCTGACCGAGCCGGGCAACCCGAAGTCGCCAAAGGACTTCGAGTTCATCACCGAGCTGCGCCAGCACGTGCAGTGGCGCCGTGGCGACGCCGTCCTGCTGGCCGAGGCGAACGTCGAACCCGACGAACTGCCCACGTTCTTCGGCGACGGCAGCGGCTCCGGCAACCGGATTCACATGCTCTTCGACTTCATGCTCAACGGCCGGCTCGTGCTCGCCCTTGCCCGGCACGACCCGGAGCCGCTGATCGAGGCGTTGCGCGACACCCCGAAGCTGCCGGTCGGCGGGCAGTGGGCCACCTTCCTGCGCAACCACGACGAGATCGACCTGTCCCGGCTGACAACCGAACAACGCAACCAGGTGTACGCCGAGTTCGGCCCGGACGAGAACATGCGCATCTACGACCGGGGGATCCGCCGACGGCTGGCCCCGATGCTCGGCAACGACCGGCGGCGCATCGAGCTGGCGTACGCCCTCCAGTTCTCCATGCGCGGCACGCCGGTGCTGCGCTACGGCGAGGAGATCGGCATGGGGGAGGATCTGTCGCTGCCCGGCCGGGAGGCGATCCGTACCCCGATGCAGTGGTCCTACGCGACGAACGCCGGCTTCTCCACGGCGGACCCGGAGAAGCTTGTCCGCCCGGTCATCGACAAGGGTGAGTTCAGCTACCAGCAGGTAAACGTCACGGCCCAGACCAGCGACACGAAGTCGCTGTTCGCCTGGTTCGAACGCATGATCCGCACGCTGCGCGAGGCGCCCGAGATCGGCTCCGGCTCGACCACCCACATCGACGTGTCGATGCCGGCCGGCGTGCTGGCGCACCGGGCGGACGGGCCGACCGGGACCATGGTGTTCGTGCACAACCTCGGCACCGACGACGTCGAAGTGGACCTGAGCAGCCTCGAACCGGAGGCCGACATGCCGATGGACGTGCTCAGCGACCGTGGCTACGGCGAGTTGGGCAAGCTCGGGGCGGTCAAGGTGGCCGGTTACGGCTACCGGTGGATCAGGCTCTGCCGTGGCTCAGCCTGGTGA
- a CDS encoding DedA family protein codes for MAYAQAGDPSEFTGLTGWVASVIEAMGPAGVALLVALESIIPPIPSEIVLAMAGYLAHEGQFNVFLVTLAATVGSLVGALVLYWLGAALGEERLKRWLDHIPLVDRDDLEKADRWFERHGRWAVLIGRVVPVVRSLVSVPAGANRMPLGEFILLTTIGSGVWNGLIVGAGYVLGSRWQDVERYSDWFNYGIIAVFVVMTASWAIRKIRRRRGRDDRRSVTAGR; via the coding sequence ATGGCGTACGCCCAGGCGGGTGACCCGTCCGAGTTCACCGGGTTGACCGGTTGGGTGGCCTCCGTGATCGAGGCGATGGGTCCGGCCGGCGTCGCCCTGCTGGTGGCGCTGGAGAGCATCATTCCACCGATCCCCAGCGAGATCGTGCTGGCGATGGCCGGCTACCTGGCCCACGAGGGCCAGTTCAACGTCTTCCTCGTGACGCTCGCCGCGACGGTCGGTTCGCTTGTCGGCGCGCTGGTGCTCTACTGGCTGGGCGCGGCGCTGGGCGAGGAGCGTCTCAAGCGCTGGCTGGACCACATCCCGCTCGTGGATCGCGACGACCTGGAGAAGGCCGACCGCTGGTTCGAGCGGCACGGCCGGTGGGCGGTGCTGATCGGCCGGGTCGTGCCGGTGGTGCGAAGCCTGGTCTCCGTCCCGGCCGGGGCGAACCGGATGCCGCTGGGCGAGTTCATCCTGCTCACCACGATCGGCAGCGGCGTGTGGAACGGCCTCATCGTCGGCGCCGGCTACGTGCTGGGCAGCCGCTGGCAGGACGTCGAGCGCTACAGCGACTGGTTCAACTACGGCATCATCGCGGTCTTCGTGGTCATGACTGCCAGCTGGGCGATCCGGAAGATCCGCCGGCGCCGGGGACGCGACGACCGGCGGTCGGTGACCGCCGGTCGCTGA
- a CDS encoding TetR/AcrR family transcriptional regulator gives MARAVSATHGDILAAAARQFAVSGYRGTSLQDIAREVGCSKATVLYHFANKEALLAELMAPAIAMLRDLDDQLTDRTGTDSQEAAATGFVDLAVRFRREIALLRGEFAELLCQPAFAHIQQISERLRDAMAGHSDQPAAQITAFVLLAGIPEACAEFADVPDDELRVALLTLVRRAITPVEATLQHLPTTEDKDS, from the coding sequence ATGGCCAGAGCAGTTTCCGCGACGCACGGTGACATCCTCGCCGCCGCGGCGCGGCAGTTCGCGGTAAGCGGATACCGGGGCACCTCCCTGCAGGACATCGCCCGCGAGGTCGGCTGCTCCAAGGCCACAGTGCTCTACCACTTCGCCAACAAGGAAGCCCTCCTCGCCGAGCTGATGGCACCGGCCATCGCGATGCTGCGAGACCTTGACGACCAGCTCACCGACCGCACCGGCACGGACAGCCAGGAGGCCGCCGCCACCGGCTTCGTCGACCTCGCCGTCCGCTTCCGGCGGGAGATCGCGCTCCTGCGCGGCGAATTCGCCGAACTGCTCTGCCAGCCGGCCTTCGCCCACATCCAGCAGATCTCCGAACGCCTGCGCGACGCCATGGCCGGGCACTCCGACCAGCCAGCCGCCCAGATCACCGCATTCGTGCTGCTGGCCGGCATCCCCGAGGCGTGCGCCGAGTTCGCCGACGTACCCGACGACGAACTGCGCGTCGCCCTGCTCACCCTCGTACGGCGGGCCATCACACCCGTCGAGGCAACCCTGCAACACCTTCCAACGACCGAGGACAAGGACTCCTGA
- a CDS encoding winged helix-turn-helix transcriptional regulator produces the protein MTCAAGDVPFTAGQARACTVREVLDRVGGKWSISILVVASNGPVRFTELERHIEGISRRMLTLTLRNLERDGLLHRRVYPTVPPKVEYTATPMALELYESLVALTNWAERHRLAIAEARTRYDREHAG, from the coding sequence CTGACCTGCGCGGCCGGGGACGTGCCGTTCACTGCCGGGCAGGCCCGGGCGTGCACCGTCCGCGAGGTGCTGGACCGGGTCGGCGGCAAATGGAGCATCAGCATCCTGGTTGTCGCCTCCAACGGGCCGGTGCGCTTCACCGAGCTGGAGCGGCACATCGAGGGCATCAGCCGCCGGATGCTCACGCTGACGCTGCGTAACCTGGAACGCGACGGCCTGCTGCACCGCCGGGTCTATCCGACAGTGCCGCCCAAGGTCGAGTACACGGCCACGCCGATGGCGCTGGAGCTGTACGAGTCCCTGGTCGCCCTGACCAACTGGGCCGAGAGGCATCGCCTGGCCATCGCCGAGGCGCGGACCAGGTACGACAGGGAACACGCCGGATAA
- a CDS encoding erythromycin esterase family protein, with protein sequence MLVQRLGAPSDFDPLLERVRDSRVVMIGESTHGSYDYYRLREQLTRRLIAECGFSFVAVEGDWPDCDRVHRSVTAAPGGALEPQNALERFERWPTWMWANAEVARFCSWLRAWNLERPEQQRAGFHGLDVYSLWESMQAIFDYLGEEDPKSLEAAQDAYRCFEPYGKRVEDYGAASRFVSARCEEEVIRLLARTREHALADGPDRFSAWQNAEVVAGAERYYRAMVAGGPDSWNIRDTHMQDTLDRLLQRYGPDARGIVWAHNTHVGDARATDMAADGMVNIGQLARERHGDDAVTLIGFGTYRGTVIAAPRWGSPPEPMVVPPAREGSVERRLHELMPDRAVLVFDGDQPGWVTDTADHRAIGVVYDPSFESWGNYVPTRLGERYDALIWCDETTALHPLPVPAAPGEMETYPAGV encoded by the coding sequence ATGCTGGTTCAGCGGCTCGGCGCGCCGAGCGACTTCGACCCGTTGCTGGAGCGCGTACGGGACTCCCGGGTGGTGATGATCGGCGAGTCCACCCACGGCAGCTACGACTACTACCGGTTGCGTGAGCAGCTGACCCGCCGGCTGATCGCGGAGTGCGGTTTCTCGTTCGTGGCCGTGGAGGGCGACTGGCCCGACTGCGACCGGGTGCACCGCTCGGTCACCGCCGCGCCGGGCGGGGCGCTGGAGCCGCAGAACGCACTCGAACGCTTCGAGCGGTGGCCGACGTGGATGTGGGCGAACGCCGAGGTGGCGCGGTTCTGCAGCTGGTTGCGGGCCTGGAATCTGGAGAGGCCGGAGCAGCAGCGGGCCGGGTTCCACGGGCTCGACGTGTACAGCCTCTGGGAGTCGATGCAGGCGATCTTCGACTACCTGGGGGAGGAGGACCCGAAGTCGCTGGAGGCGGCGCAGGACGCGTACCGGTGCTTCGAGCCGTACGGCAAACGGGTCGAGGATTACGGCGCGGCCAGCCGCTTCGTCTCCGCGCGGTGCGAGGAGGAGGTGATCCGGCTGCTGGCGCGTACCCGGGAACACGCTCTCGCCGACGGCCCGGACCGCTTCTCGGCCTGGCAGAACGCCGAGGTGGTGGCCGGCGCGGAACGGTATTACCGGGCGATGGTCGCCGGTGGCCCGGATTCCTGGAACATCCGCGACACCCACATGCAGGACACCCTGGATCGGCTGCTGCAACGGTACGGCCCGGACGCCCGCGGGATCGTCTGGGCGCACAACACGCACGTCGGGGACGCGCGGGCCACCGACATGGCCGCGGACGGGATGGTCAACATCGGGCAGTTGGCCCGGGAGCGGCACGGCGACGACGCGGTGACGCTTATCGGGTTCGGCACCTATCGGGGCACTGTGATCGCCGCTCCCCGCTGGGGCTCGCCGCCGGAGCCGATGGTGGTGCCGCCGGCGCGGGAAGGTTCGGTGGAGCGGCGGTTGCACGAGCTGATGCCGGACCGGGCGGTCCTCGTCTTCGATGGCGACCAGCCGGGCTGGGTCACCGACACGGCGGACCACCGGGCGATCGGTGTGGTCTACGACCCGTCGTTCGAGTCCTGGGGCAACTACGTGCCGACGCGGCTCGGTGAACGCTACGACGCGTTGATCTGGTGCGACGAGACAACAGCCCTACACCCGCTGCCGGTCCCCGCGGCCCCAGGGGAGATGGAGACGTACCCGGCCGGGGTGTAA
- a CDS encoding DUF2795 domain-containing protein, which translates to MTVTGLQLQEYLAGLDYPVSREDLFRWAQENGASTVLLQMVQALPAEQFESPDELAAALTTLS; encoded by the coding sequence ATGACCGTCACCGGGCTGCAGTTGCAGGAGTACCTGGCCGGGCTCGACTACCCGGTCTCCCGCGAGGACCTGTTCCGCTGGGCGCAGGAGAACGGGGCCAGCACGGTGTTGTTGCAGATGGTGCAGGCGTTGCCGGCGGAGCAGTTCGAGTCGCCGGACGAGCTCGCCGCCGCGCTGACCACCCTCTCCTGA
- a CDS encoding Gfo/Idh/MocA family protein, producing MRFGLFGTGHWAIETHGKALHAHPDAELVGVWGRNPERAASLGEMYGVPTYNDIDALIEQCEAVAVALPPDIQADIAVRAATAGRHLLLDKPLALTVDDADRVVAAAEASGVASVVFFTQRFQPNVTAFLAATAAAGGWQHGRTTAFASIFQDGSPYGGSLWRREHGALWDIAPHALSILLPVLGRVTQVAAMDGPSGMVHLLFTHEGGATSSAALSLDAPREAMAREFVFYGENGIETVPHGEYDAATAFGVAIDQLIEQVRAGTRDHRCDVRFGREVVTILAAAESARTTSRTVPVP from the coding sequence CTGCGGTTCGGCTTGTTCGGCACCGGTCACTGGGCGATCGAGACGCACGGGAAGGCGCTGCACGCACACCCGGACGCGGAACTCGTCGGGGTGTGGGGGCGCAACCCGGAGCGGGCCGCCTCGCTCGGCGAGATGTACGGGGTGCCGACGTACAACGACATCGACGCCCTCATCGAGCAGTGCGAGGCCGTCGCCGTCGCGCTGCCGCCGGACATCCAGGCCGACATCGCGGTACGGGCGGCCACTGCCGGCCGGCACCTGCTGCTGGACAAGCCGCTGGCGCTCACCGTCGACGACGCCGACCGTGTCGTCGCCGCAGCCGAGGCGTCCGGGGTCGCCTCGGTCGTCTTCTTCACCCAGCGGTTCCAGCCGAACGTCACAGCGTTCCTCGCCGCGACCGCCGCAGCCGGTGGCTGGCAGCACGGGCGGACCACCGCGTTCGCGTCGATCTTCCAGGACGGCAGCCCGTACGGCGGCTCGCTGTGGCGGCGGGAGCACGGCGCGCTCTGGGACATCGCCCCGCACGCGCTCTCGATCCTCCTGCCGGTGCTCGGCCGGGTGACCCAGGTGGCCGCCATGGACGGTCCGAGCGGCATGGTGCACCTGCTGTTCACCCACGAGGGCGGCGCCACCAGCAGTGCCGCGCTGTCCCTGGACGCCCCGCGCGAGGCGATGGCCCGGGAGTTCGTGTTCTACGGCGAGAACGGCATCGAAACCGTTCCGCACGGCGAGTACGACGCCGCCACCGCATTCGGGGTGGCAATCGACCAGCTCATCGAGCAGGTGCGCGCCGGCACCCGCGACCACCGCTGCGACGTCCGCTTCGGCCGCGAGGTGGTCACCATCCTCGCTGCCGCCGAATCCGCCCGCACCACCTCCCGCACAGTCCCCGTCCCGTAA
- the erm gene encoding ErmE/ErmH/ErmO/ErmR family 23S rRNA (adenine(2058)-N(6))-methyltransferase — protein sequence MAPRNSRSTERDRSRRVLSQNFLVDRSAVQRLVRAADPDPAGPVLEVGAGRGQLTRPLAARCGHLTAYEVDPAAGRELAAVCAALPNVEHRQADFLAAEPPPEPFAVVGNIPWSLTSAVVRWCLAAPRLRSATLLTQLEYARRRSGDYGRWTRLTVSTWPEVDWRLAGRVPRTAFRPVPAVDAGILRIERRAEPLLPWAALPAYRRLVSVGFEGLGGSLAASLRRHHPPARVAAALRATRIAADTPVGYVWPEQWLVLFRLLHAR from the coding sequence GTGGCGCCCCGCAACTCCCGATCAACCGAACGTGACCGATCCCGTCGCGTACTCAGCCAGAACTTCCTCGTCGACAGGTCGGCCGTACAGCGGCTGGTACGCGCCGCCGACCCCGACCCGGCCGGGCCCGTGCTGGAGGTCGGTGCCGGCCGAGGCCAGCTGACCCGGCCGCTCGCCGCACGCTGTGGGCACCTGACGGCGTACGAGGTCGACCCGGCCGCCGGCCGGGAGCTGGCAGCGGTCTGTGCCGCCCTGCCCAATGTCGAGCACCGGCAGGCAGACTTCCTGGCCGCCGAGCCTCCACCGGAGCCGTTCGCTGTGGTCGGCAACATCCCGTGGTCGCTGACCTCCGCCGTGGTGCGGTGGTGCCTGGCCGCGCCCCGGTTACGCTCGGCCACCCTGCTGACCCAACTGGAGTACGCCCGGCGGCGCAGCGGCGACTACGGCCGGTGGACCCGGCTCACAGTGTCGACGTGGCCGGAGGTCGACTGGCGTCTCGCAGGGCGCGTGCCGCGTACCGCGTTCCGTCCGGTGCCCGCCGTGGACGCCGGGATCCTGCGGATCGAACGGCGCGCGGAACCGCTGCTGCCGTGGGCGGCACTGCCGGCGTACCGGCGATTGGTGTCGGTGGGTTTCGAGGGCTTGGGCGGGTCGCTTGCCGCGTCCCTGCGCCGGCACCACCCGCCGGCCCGGGTCGCCGCGGCTCTGCGGGCCACGCGGATCGCGGCCGACACCCCTGTCGGGTACGTGTGGCCGGAGCAGTGGCTGGTGCTGTTCCGCCTGCTGCACGCTCGCTGA
- a CDS encoding DUF1349 domain-containing protein translates to MAFELVPPSEPLDWVRGTWLHPPVRTEHGPNGELLVEPAAESDLWRRTSYGFVHEDAPALLAPLPVGTAMEVSFALELTEQFDQAGVLVWVDERTWTKAGVEVSDGDLQLGAVVTREFSDWSVAPVPEWADRVVTVRVSRAGDALTVRARVDEEPWRLVRLTPLDPESQVTAGPFCCAPSRTGLVVRFTGWRQGPADTAVHPED, encoded by the coding sequence ATGGCGTTCGAGCTCGTACCACCGAGTGAGCCGTTGGACTGGGTCCGGGGCACCTGGCTGCACCCGCCGGTGCGCACCGAGCACGGTCCAAACGGTGAACTGCTTGTCGAGCCCGCGGCCGAGAGTGACCTGTGGCGGCGGACAAGCTACGGCTTCGTCCACGAGGACGCCCCGGCCCTGCTCGCGCCGCTGCCTGTCGGCACCGCCATGGAGGTTAGCTTCGCCCTCGAACTCACCGAGCAGTTCGACCAGGCCGGCGTCCTGGTGTGGGTGGACGAGCGGACCTGGACCAAGGCCGGCGTCGAGGTGAGCGACGGCGACCTGCAACTCGGCGCGGTGGTGACGCGGGAGTTCTCCGACTGGTCGGTGGCACCGGTGCCGGAGTGGGCGGACCGGGTGGTCACGGTCCGGGTCAGCCGGGCCGGCGACGCGCTCACCGTCCGGGCCCGGGTGGACGAGGAGCCGTGGCGACTCGTCCGACTGACGCCGCTGGACCCGGAGTCACAGGTCACCGCGGGCCCGTTCTGTTGCGCGCCCTCGCGGACCGGGCTCGTCGTGCGGTTCACCGGCTGGCGGCAGGGGCCGGCCGACACGGCGGTGCACCCCGAAGACTGA
- the fabG gene encoding 3-oxoacyl-ACP reductase FabG produces the protein MSEPRVAIVTGAARGIGAATAQRLAADGMAVAVVDIDESTTKETVEAITGAGGRALGVGADVSDRAQVEAAVERVAAELGAPTVLVNNAGVLRDNLLFKMTNSDWDTVMGVHLRGAFLFSQAAQKHMVERKWGRIVNLSSTSALGNRGQANYAAAKAGLQGFTKTLAIELGPFGVTANAVAPGFIVTDMTAATAARMKVDFEDFQKHAAAEIPVRRPGRPEDVAHTISFLTSEGAGFVSGQVIYVAGGPRA, from the coding sequence ATGTCGGAGCCCCGCGTCGCCATCGTCACCGGAGCCGCACGCGGTATCGGTGCGGCCACCGCCCAGCGGCTGGCCGCCGACGGGATGGCAGTCGCCGTCGTCGACATCGACGAGTCGACAACCAAGGAGACGGTAGAGGCCATCACCGGCGCGGGCGGTCGCGCCCTCGGCGTGGGTGCCGACGTGTCCGACCGGGCACAGGTCGAGGCTGCCGTCGAGCGGGTCGCCGCCGAGTTGGGCGCGCCCACAGTGCTTGTGAACAACGCAGGCGTGCTCCGCGACAACCTGCTGTTCAAGATGACCAACTCCGACTGGGACACGGTCATGGGGGTGCACCTGCGCGGCGCGTTCCTGTTCAGCCAGGCCGCTCAGAAGCACATGGTGGAGCGCAAGTGGGGGCGGATCGTCAACCTCTCCAGCACCTCCGCCCTGGGCAACCGGGGCCAGGCGAACTACGCCGCCGCCAAGGCGGGCCTCCAGGGCTTCACCAAGACGCTCGCCATCGAGCTGGGGCCGTTCGGGGTGACAGCCAACGCGGTCGCCCCCGGTTTCATCGTCACCGACATGACGGCGGCCACCGCCGCCCGGATGAAGGTCGACTTCGAGGACTTCCAGAAGCACGCAGCCGCCGAGATCCCGGTCCGCCGCCCGGGCCGCCCGGAGGACGTCGCGCACACCATCTCGTTCCTGACCAGCGAGGGCGCGGGGTTCGTCTCCGGCCAGGTCATCTACGTCGCCGGTGGCCCGCGGGCCTGA
- a CDS encoding MMPL family transporter, which translates to MATLLYRLGRGALRRRRLVVALWLVVLVAAGLAAATLRGPTASNFTMPGTESQRALDLLAEQFPAASGATGTIAVKAPADGQLASPEGQAVVKGLVQEAATLPGVVGAVDPLQVGAVSPDGRYALVQVQFAKGSDGVTDEQRTAYENVGAAAEAQGWQVAPGGEVLGGEPEVGSTEALGVLVAAIVLFITFGSLVAAGMTMLNALIGVGVGMAGLFALSGVIELTSTAPILALMLGLAVGIDYSLFITSRHRQNLLDGLSPEEAVGRAVGTAGSAVVFAGATVVIALAGLAVVNIPFLTVMGLAAAGTVTVAVLVAITLQPALLGFAGHRVLPRRLRAGAAGAAAPVDDANLDDRPEAATAPAEDQSTFGFRWARLVTRFRVPVILLGLVGLGLLALPTPDMRLALPDPSTAAVGSPQRVSSDLTTEGFGPGFTGRLAVVVAGDTPEATSAAVPQVTTLLQGTENVLAVAPPQVSPDGRTALLGVVPKTGPTDEATETLVNQIRGSVREIPNADVLLTGVTAVGIDVSEKLSDALPVYLLLVVGLSVLLLMLVFRSVLVPIKAALGFLLTVAATFGITVGVFQQGHLADLVGLDTPAPLISFLPILLIGILFGLAMDYEVFLVSRMREDYVHGETARQATISGMGHGARVVTAAALIMISVFGGFVFLEDPVIKSMGFALAIGVAIDAFVVRMTIVPAVMSLLGDRAWWLPRWLSRVLPNVDIEGEKLRTELNDRAPSRV; encoded by the coding sequence ATGGCCACCCTGCTCTACCGGCTCGGCCGGGGCGCGCTGCGCCGGCGACGGCTCGTCGTCGCGCTCTGGCTCGTCGTACTCGTCGCCGCCGGTCTGGCTGCGGCGACGCTGCGCGGCCCGACGGCGAGCAACTTCACAATGCCCGGCACCGAGAGCCAGCGCGCCCTCGACCTGCTCGCCGAGCAGTTCCCCGCGGCCAGCGGCGCCACCGGCACAATCGCCGTCAAGGCGCCAGCGGACGGCCAACTGGCCAGCCCCGAGGGCCAGGCCGTGGTCAAGGGACTGGTCCAGGAAGCCGCCACGCTGCCCGGCGTGGTCGGTGCTGTCGACCCGCTCCAGGTCGGCGCGGTCTCGCCCGACGGCCGGTACGCGCTGGTCCAGGTCCAGTTCGCCAAGGGCTCCGACGGGGTGACCGACGAGCAGCGCACCGCGTACGAGAACGTCGGTGCCGCCGCCGAGGCGCAGGGCTGGCAGGTCGCCCCCGGTGGCGAGGTGCTCGGTGGCGAGCCGGAGGTCGGCTCCACCGAGGCGCTCGGTGTACTGGTGGCCGCCATCGTCCTGTTCATCACGTTCGGGTCGCTGGTGGCGGCCGGAATGACGATGCTCAACGCGCTTATCGGCGTGGGAGTCGGCATGGCCGGCCTGTTCGCGCTGAGCGGTGTCATCGAGCTGACCAGCACCGCGCCGATCCTGGCGCTGATGCTCGGCCTGGCGGTCGGCATCGACTACTCGCTGTTCATCACCTCCCGGCACCGACAGAACCTGCTCGACGGCCTCTCACCGGAGGAGGCGGTCGGCCGTGCTGTCGGTACCGCCGGCTCCGCCGTGGTCTTCGCGGGCGCCACAGTGGTCATCGCCCTGGCCGGGCTGGCCGTGGTGAACATCCCGTTCCTCACCGTGATGGGTCTCGCCGCGGCCGGCACTGTCACAGTGGCGGTGCTCGTCGCGATCACCCTCCAGCCCGCGCTGCTCGGCTTCGCCGGTCACCGGGTACTCCCCCGACGGCTGCGCGCCGGTGCCGCCGGGGCGGCTGCGCCGGTCGACGATGCGAACCTCGACGACCGGCCGGAGGCCGCGACCGCGCCGGCCGAGGACCAGTCCACGTTCGGTTTCCGCTGGGCGCGGCTCGTCACCCGGTTCCGCGTACCCGTCATCCTGCTCGGCCTGGTCGGCCTCGGGCTGCTCGCGCTGCCCACCCCGGACATGCGGCTGGCTCTGCCGGACCCCTCGACGGCGGCCGTCGGCTCACCTCAGCGCGTGTCGAGCGACCTGACCACCGAGGGATTCGGGCCCGGCTTCACCGGCCGGCTCGCGGTTGTGGTCGCCGGGGACACGCCGGAGGCCACCTCGGCTGCCGTGCCACAGGTCACCACCCTGCTCCAGGGCACCGAGAACGTCCTCGCGGTGGCCCCGCCGCAGGTCAGCCCGGACGGCCGGACAGCGCTGCTCGGCGTCGTACCCAAGACCGGCCCGACCGACGAGGCCACCGAGACCCTGGTGAACCAGATCCGTGGCTCGGTACGGGAAATCCCCAACGCGGACGTGCTGCTCACCGGCGTCACGGCTGTCGGTATCGACGTCTCCGAGAAGCTGTCCGACGCGCTGCCGGTCTACCTGCTGCTTGTGGTCGGGCTCTCGGTGCTGCTGCTGATGCTCGTGTTCCGCTCGGTGCTGGTGCCGATCAAGGCCGCGCTGGGCTTCCTGCTCACCGTCGCCGCCACGTTCGGCATCACTGTCGGTGTCTTCCAGCAGGGCCACCTCGCGGACCTGGTCGGCCTGGACACTCCGGCCCCGCTGATCAGCTTCCTGCCGATCCTGCTCATCGGCATCCTGTTCGGCCTCGCCATGGACTACGAGGTCTTCCTGGTGTCGCGTATGAGAGAGGACTACGTGCACGGCGAGACCGCGCGGCAGGCCACGATCAGCGGCATGGGCCACGGCGCCCGGGTGGTCACCGCCGCCGCCCTGATCATGATCTCCGTGTTCGGTGGCTTCGTCTTCCTCGAAGACCCGGTGATCAAGTCGATGGGCTTCGCGCTCGCCATCGGTGTGGCCATCGACGCCTTCGTGGTCCGCATGACGATCGTCCCCGCCGTGATGTCCCTGCTCGGCGACCGGGCGTGGTGGCTGCCGCGTTGGCTGTCCCGTGTCCTGCCCAACGTCGACATCGAGGGCGAAAAGCTCCGCACGGAGCTGAATGACCGGGCCCCGTCCCGGGTCTGA